The following coding sequences lie in one Pan paniscus chromosome X, NHGRI_mPanPan1-v2.0_pri, whole genome shotgun sequence genomic window:
- the RTL8C gene encoding retrotransposon Gag-like protein 8C has product MDGRVQLIKALLALPIRPATRRWRNPIPFPETFDGDTDRLPEFIVQTGSYMFVDENTFSSDALKVTFLITRLTGPALQWVIPYIKKESPLLNDYRGFLAEMKRVFGWEEDEDF; this is encoded by the coding sequence ATGGACGGTCGGGTGCAGCTGATAAAGGCCCTCCTGGCCTTGCCGATCCGGCCTGCGACGCGTCGCTGGAGGAACCCGATTCCCTTTCCCGAGACGTTTGACGGCGATACCGACCGACTCCCGGAGTTCATCGTGCAGACGGGTTCCTACATGTTCGTGGACGAGAACACGTTCTCCAGCGACGCCCTGAAGGTGACGTTCCTCATCACCCGCCTCACGGGGCCCGCCCTGCAGTGGGTGATCCCCTACATCAAGAAGGAGAGCCCCCTCCTCAATGATTACCGGGGCTTTCTGGCCGAGATGAAGCGAGTCTTTGGATGGGAGGAGGACGAGGACTTCTAG
- the LOC103785378 gene encoding CAAX box protein 1 produces the protein MGGGRGLLGRETLGPGGGCSGEGPLCYWPPPGSPPAPSLRASLPLEPPRCPLRSCSLPRSACLCSRNSAPGSCCRPWASLWSEPPPSPSSQPAPPMYIWTLSCAPAASWAPVTHWTDHPLPPLPSPLLPTRLPDDYIILPTDLRCHSHRHPSHPTDRLLLLVIWTHLGGIWAGHSPWTVIQTAGRPPRDLSPSARPISSPPPETSCVLA, from the coding sequence ATGGGAGGAGGACGAGGACTTCTAGGCCGGGAGACCCTCGGGCCTGGGGGCGGGTGCTCTGGGGAGGGTCCGCTGTGTTACTGGCCGCCGCCAGGGTCGCCACCGGCGCCCTCCCTCCGCGCCTCCCTCCCCCTCGAGCCGCCGCGATGTCCCCTGCGCTCCTGTTCCCTCCCGCGTAGTGCTTGCCTTTGTTCCAGGAATAGCGCTCCAGGCTCCTGCTGCCGCCCCTGGGCCTCACTCTGGAGCGAGCCGCCGCCCTCTccttccagccagccagcccctccCATGTACATTTGGACGCTGTCCTGCGCTCCAGCTGCAAGCTGGGCTCCTGTTACACACTGGACAGACCACCCACTGCCGCCGCTGCCAagccctctcctccccaccaGACTTCCAGACGACTACATCATTCTGCCCACAGACCTGCGCTGCCACAGCCATCGCCATCCATCGCATCCCACCGACAGACTGCTGCTCCTAGTGATCTGGACTCACCTCGGAGGTATCTGGGCTGGCCACAGTCCCTGGACAGTGATCCAGACAGCTGGCCGCCCCCCAAGGGATCTGTCACCTTCAGCGAGACCtatttcctccccacccccagaaaCCTCTTGTGTTCTTGCCTAG
- the RTL8B gene encoding retrotransposon Gag-like protein 8B: MEGRVQLTKALLARPLRPAARRWRNPIPFPETFDGDTDRLPEFIVQTGSYMFVDENTFSNDALKVTFLITRLTGPALQWVIPYIKKESPLLSDYRGFLAEMKRVFGWEEDEDF; this comes from the coding sequence ATGGAAGGTCGGGTGCAGCTGACGAAGGCCCTCCTGGCTCGGCCCCTCCGGCCCGCGGCGCGTCGCTGGAGGAACCCGATTCCCTTTCCCGAGACGTTTGATGGCGATACCGACCGGCTCCCGGAGTTCATCGTGCAGACGGGCTCCTACATGTTCGTGGACGAGAACACATTCTCCAACGACGCCCTGAAGGTGACGTTCCTCATCACCCGCCTCACGGGGCCCGCCCTGCAGTGGGTGATCCCCTACATCAAGAAGGAGAGCCCCCTCCTCAGTGATTACCGGGGCTTCCTGGCTGAGATGAAGCGGGTCTTTGGATGGGAGGAGGACGAGGACTTCTAG